A single region of the Salipaludibacillus sp. LMS25 genome encodes:
- a CDS encoding alpha-ketoacid dehydrogenase subunit beta, which translates to MPVISYIESITKALKEEMARDENVFILGEDVGKRGGVFRATDGLYTEFGEERVIDTPLAESAIAGVGIGAAMYGMRPVAEMQFADFIMPAFNQIVSEAAKIRYRSNNDWICPVTIRAPYGGGVHGALYHSQSVEAMFANTPGLKIVMPSTPYDVKGLLKAAIRSDDPVLFFEHKRAYRLIKGEVPDEDYTLPIGKADVKREGEDITVITYGLCVHFALQAAEALEKDGYSAHILDLRTVYPLDKQAIIEAAQKTGKVLLVTEANKEGSIMSEVAAVIAEHCLFDLDAPVQRLAGPDVPAMPYAPPLEKHFMVTPDKVEKAMRELAEF; encoded by the coding sequence ATGCCCGTCATATCTTATATTGAATCAATAACGAAAGCGTTAAAAGAAGAGATGGCACGAGATGAAAATGTATTTATCCTTGGTGAAGATGTTGGTAAACGAGGAGGCGTTTTCAGGGCTACTGACGGACTATATACAGAATTTGGTGAAGAAAGAGTCATTGATACCCCTCTTGCTGAATCAGCGATCGCAGGGGTTGGAATTGGTGCTGCCATGTATGGTATGAGGCCAGTAGCGGAAATGCAGTTTGCGGACTTTATTATGCCCGCTTTCAATCAAATTGTTTCTGAAGCAGCCAAAATACGTTACCGATCAAATAATGATTGGATCTGCCCTGTTACGATCAGGGCCCCTTATGGGGGGGGTGTTCATGGCGCACTTTATCACTCACAATCGGTAGAAGCGATGTTTGCTAACACACCAGGCTTAAAAATTGTGATGCCGTCTACTCCTTATGATGTTAAAGGCTTATTAAAAGCGGCCATTCGTTCAGATGATCCTGTGCTATTTTTTGAACATAAACGAGCTTATCGCTTAATAAAGGGGGAAGTCCCTGATGAAGATTACACACTACCTATAGGGAAAGCCGATGTCAAGCGAGAAGGTGAGGACATCACAGTCATTACTTACGGTCTATGCGTACATTTTGCATTACAAGCGGCTGAAGCTCTAGAAAAAGACGGGTATTCTGCCCATATCCTAGATTTACGTACCGTTTATCCCCTTGACAAGCAAGCAATCATTGAAGCAGCACAAAAAACTGGCAAAGTGCTCTTAGTCACTGAAGCTAATAAAGAAGGAAGCATTATGAGTGAAGTAGCAGCAGTGATTGCTGAGCATTGTTTATTTGATTTAGATGCTCCTGTTCAGCGCCTGGCTGGCCCTGATGTTCCTGCCATGCCTTATGCCCCGCCCCTAGAGAAGCACTTTATGGTTACGCCTGACAAAGTGGAAAAAGCGATGCGAGAGTTAGCAGAATTCTAA
- the lpdA gene encoding dihydrolipoyl dehydrogenase, whose product MAKEYDLVILGAGTGGYVAAIRASQLGMTVAVVEKEKLGGTCLHKGCIPSKALLRSAEVYKTVKEAGTFGISLDNPVLNFTAVQKRKMAIVDQLYKGVQHLMKKGKIDVYEGFGRILGPSIFSPTAGTVSIENNDGAENEMLIPKYVLIATGSKPKALPDVTLDEEKILSSEGALQLDMLPASISIIGGGVIGIEWASMLVDFGVEVTVLEYASRILPLEDVDVSKEMQRSLKKKGVKIITSAKVLPDQLDTTEDTVNVAYEHKGETKHVSSEKVLISIGRTANVTDIGLENTDIQIKNDVIHVNEHYQTKEAHIYAIGDVIGGLQLAHVASHEGIAAVEHMAGMVTHPVEELHVPKCIYSSPEAASVGLSEEAAKEQGYSVKIGKFLFKAIGKALVYGDTSGFVKFVSDAETNDLLGVHMIGPHVTDMISEAALAKVLDAADWEVASTIHPHPSLSEAIGEAALAVDGKDIHGG is encoded by the coding sequence ATGGCTAAAGAATATGATCTGGTCATATTAGGAGCTGGTACTGGTGGATACGTAGCAGCGATTAGAGCGTCGCAACTTGGAATGACTGTTGCAGTCGTGGAAAAAGAAAAGCTTGGAGGGACGTGCTTACACAAAGGGTGTATCCCTAGTAAAGCCCTTTTAAGAAGTGCGGAAGTCTATAAAACCGTTAAAGAAGCGGGAACATTTGGAATCTCATTAGATAATCCTGTCCTTAATTTTACTGCAGTACAAAAGCGTAAAATGGCAATAGTGGATCAATTATATAAAGGTGTCCAGCACTTAATGAAAAAAGGGAAAATAGATGTATACGAGGGGTTCGGTAGGATTCTTGGTCCATCTATTTTTTCGCCGACTGCTGGTACAGTATCAATTGAAAATAATGACGGCGCAGAAAATGAGATGCTGATTCCTAAGTATGTTTTAATTGCCACTGGGAGTAAACCTAAGGCTTTGCCTGATGTGACGTTAGATGAAGAGAAGATCCTTTCTTCAGAAGGGGCTCTACAATTAGATATGTTACCTGCTTCCATAAGCATTATCGGTGGAGGTGTGATCGGAATTGAATGGGCCTCCATGTTAGTAGACTTTGGTGTGGAAGTAACGGTACTTGAATATGCTTCACGTATTTTACCGCTTGAAGATGTCGACGTTTCTAAAGAAATGCAGCGATCGTTAAAGAAAAAAGGTGTCAAAATTATAACAAGCGCTAAAGTACTTCCTGATCAATTAGACACAACAGAAGATACTGTCAACGTTGCTTATGAGCATAAAGGTGAAACGAAACATGTGTCATCTGAGAAAGTACTCATCTCTATAGGAAGAACGGCTAATGTGACGGATATCGGATTGGAAAATACAGATATCCAGATTAAAAACGACGTTATTCATGTTAACGAGCATTACCAAACGAAAGAAGCGCACATATATGCCATTGGGGACGTGATTGGGGGGCTACAGTTAGCACATGTTGCGTCACACGAAGGGATTGCGGCAGTTGAGCATATGGCTGGAATGGTGACTCACCCTGTGGAAGAACTGCATGTGCCAAAATGTATTTATTCCTCGCCAGAAGCAGCAAGTGTCGGCTTATCCGAGGAGGCTGCAAAAGAACAAGGCTATTCAGTTAAAATAGGTAAATTCTTGTTTAAAGCAATAGGTAAAGCGCTTGTCTACGGTGATACATCAGGTTTTGTTAAGTTTGTGTCAGATGCAGAAACAAACGATTTGCTCGGTGTTCATATGATTGGACCGCATGTGACAGACATGATTTCTGAAGCAGCTCTTGCAAAAGTACTTGATGCGGCTGATTGGGAAGTGGCTAGCACCATTCACCCGCACCCTAGTTTATCTGAGGCGATTGGGGAAGCTGCTCTAGCTGTTGATGGGAAAGACATTCATGGTGGTTAA
- the buk gene encoding butyrate kinase codes for MSHDVYHILAINPGSTSTKIALYENENELFVETLRHDKTTLTRFHSIGEQYKFRKNVILDLLKDNNYKVSELSAVVGRGGLLRPIEGGTYRVNHLMLADLEVGYAGQHASNLGGILAHDIAHELNIQAYIVDPVVVDEMADVARISGFAGCQRKSIFHALNQKAVARKVASDLNTSYDKLNTIVVHMGGGITIGAHQQGRVIDVNNGLHGEGPFSPERAGTVQAGDLVEKCFSGKYSKDDMMKKIVGNGGLAGHLGTTDAIEVERRISNGDKKAALIYDAMAYQVAKEIGSAAVVLSGNIDVIILTGGLAHAKEFVEKITSRVKWIARIVTEPGENEMKALCEGALRVLRGEEDVKEYGVNTSADN; via the coding sequence ATGAGTCATGATGTTTATCACATTTTAGCGATTAACCCCGGCTCCACATCAACTAAAATTGCGCTCTATGAAAACGAAAATGAATTGTTTGTTGAAACATTGAGACACGACAAGACAACGTTGACTAGATTCCATTCTATAGGAGAGCAATATAAGTTTCGAAAAAATGTCATACTTGACCTTCTAAAGGACAACAACTATAAGGTGTCAGAGCTATCTGCTGTCGTCGGAAGGGGGGGCTTGTTACGTCCAATTGAAGGGGGTACCTATCGTGTAAATCACTTAATGCTTGCTGACTTAGAAGTGGGATACGCTGGCCAACATGCCTCTAATTTAGGCGGTATACTGGCACATGACATCGCCCATGAATTAAACATTCAAGCCTATATTGTCGACCCGGTAGTGGTAGACGAAATGGCAGATGTGGCTAGAATATCGGGCTTTGCTGGCTGTCAAAGAAAAAGCATTTTTCATGCATTAAATCAAAAAGCAGTTGCGAGAAAGGTGGCATCTGATCTCAATACATCGTATGATAAACTTAATACGATCGTGGTACATATGGGTGGAGGCATTACGATCGGAGCCCATCAGCAGGGGCGTGTGATCGATGTGAATAATGGTCTACACGGTGAAGGGCCTTTTTCCCCTGAACGCGCTGGAACTGTCCAAGCAGGGGATCTTGTAGAAAAGTGTTTTTCCGGTAAATATAGCAAAGATGATATGATGAAAAAGATTGTGGGTAACGGAGGCTTAGCTGGTCACCTAGGTACAACAGATGCTATTGAAGTGGAAAGACGCATTTCAAATGGTGACAAAAAAGCAGCACTTATCTATGATGCCATGGCCTATCAAGTAGCAAAGGAAATTGGTAGTGCGGCTGTCGTTCTTTCTGGAAATATCGATGTCATCATTTTAACTGGCGGTCTTGCTCATGCAAAAGAATTTGTCGAGAAAATCACCTCTCGTGTAAAATGGATAGCAAGGATTGTGACAGAACCAGGTGAGAATGAAATGAAAGCCCTATGTGAAGGGGCATTAAGAGTATTAAGAGGAGAAGAGGACGTAAAGGAATATGGTGTTAACACATCTGCTGACAACTAA
- a CDS encoding thiamine pyrophosphate-dependent dehydrogenase E1 component subunit alpha: MSEQRHHKLGMTDKDVLQMYETMLAARMIDERMWLLNRAGKIAFVISCQGQEAAQVGAAMALDNKQDYVLPYYRDMGVVLHFGMSIKDLMLSGFAKEEDPNSGGRQMPGHFGKKSSRIVTGSSPVTTQVPHAVGFGLAAKMKKKEFVAFTTFGEGSSNQGDFHEGINFASVHDLPVIFMCENNKYAISVPLDKQLNIESVAERAKGYGIHGESVDGNDPLAVYEAVMHARKRAVAGEGPSLIETVSYRLTPHSSDDDDSTYRAKEEVEAAKKIDPVHTFCQYLKDADVLTEEKDDEIRAKLRREIDEATDYAENASYPNVESLMDYVYGEE, translated from the coding sequence ATGAGTGAGCAACGACATCATAAATTAGGGATGACGGATAAAGATGTTCTACAAATGTATGAAACAATGCTTGCAGCAAGAATGATTGACGAGAGAATGTGGTTGTTAAACAGAGCAGGTAAAATCGCTTTTGTTATCTCTTGCCAAGGTCAGGAAGCAGCGCAAGTAGGGGCAGCAATGGCCCTAGATAATAAACAAGATTACGTATTGCCCTACTACAGAGATATGGGCGTTGTCCTTCATTTCGGTATGAGTATTAAAGATTTAATGCTATCTGGATTTGCAAAAGAGGAGGATCCGAATTCCGGAGGGCGACAAATGCCTGGACATTTTGGTAAAAAATCCTCTCGTATTGTAACAGGCTCTTCGCCAGTAACGACTCAAGTCCCTCATGCAGTGGGATTTGGATTAGCGGCAAAAATGAAAAAGAAGGAATTTGTTGCTTTTACAACATTTGGTGAAGGGTCATCTAACCAAGGTGACTTTCATGAGGGAATTAACTTTGCTAGTGTCCATGATCTTCCCGTTATTTTTATGTGTGAAAATAATAAATACGCTATTTCAGTCCCATTAGACAAGCAGCTGAACATTGAAAGTGTGGCTGAGCGAGCAAAAGGATACGGTATTCACGGCGAATCAGTTGATGGCAATGACCCGTTAGCAGTATATGAAGCTGTAATGCATGCAAGAAAGCGTGCAGTAGCTGGAGAAGGGCCTTCTCTCATTGAAACAGTATCTTATCGTCTAACCCCTCATTCTAGCGATGACGATGACAGTACCTATCGTGCTAAAGAGGAGGTAGAAGCAGCGAAGAAAATAGATCCCGTTCATACCTTCTGTCAGTATTTAAAAGACGCTGATGTTCTAACTGAAGAAAAGGACGATGAAATACGGGCAAAACTTCGCAGAGAAATTGATGAAGCAACCGATTATGCAGAAAACGCATCATATCCTAATGTAGAGTCATTAATGGATTATGTTTATGGAGAGGAGTGA
- the bcd gene encoding branched-chain amino acid dehydrogenase has protein sequence MELFKYMETYDYEQTVVCQDKESGLKAIIAIHDTTLGPALGGTRMWTYQSEEEAFEDALRLAKGMTYKNAAAGLNLGGGKTVIIGDPRKDKNEAMFRAFGRFIQGLNGRYITAEDVGTTVEDMDLVYSETDYVTGISPAFGSSGNPSPVTAYGVYVGMKAAAKEAFGDDSLEGKTIAVQGVGNVAFSLCRYLYEEGARLIVTDINKEAVKRAVEAFDAEAVDINDIYSADCDIYSPCALGATINDDTIPQLKAKVIAGAANNQLKETRHGDIIQEKGIVYAPDYVINSGGVINVADELVGYNRERAMKKVETIYDSITKIFDIAKRDMIPSYKAANRMAEERIETMKKSRRQFLQNGMSILSRGRG, from the coding sequence TTGGAATTATTTAAATACATGGAAACATATGATTACGAACAAACGGTTGTGTGTCAAGATAAAGAGTCAGGTTTAAAAGCGATTATCGCTATACATGACACCACTTTAGGTCCTGCGTTAGGTGGGACTCGGATGTGGACGTATCAATCAGAGGAAGAGGCATTTGAAGATGCTTTAAGACTTGCTAAAGGCATGACATACAAAAATGCAGCTGCTGGACTGAATCTTGGAGGCGGTAAAACCGTGATTATTGGTGACCCACGTAAAGATAAAAATGAAGCTATGTTCAGAGCCTTTGGCCGTTTCATTCAAGGTTTAAATGGTCGTTATATTACTGCTGAAGACGTGGGAACCACTGTGGAAGACATGGATCTAGTTTATTCGGAAACAGATTATGTAACAGGTATTTCACCTGCATTTGGTTCTTCTGGAAACCCCTCTCCAGTGACTGCTTATGGCGTTTATGTCGGGATGAAAGCTGCAGCAAAAGAAGCATTTGGTGACGACTCTCTTGAGGGTAAAACAATTGCAGTACAAGGAGTTGGTAACGTAGCTTTCAGTCTATGCAGGTATTTATACGAAGAAGGTGCTCGGTTAATCGTAACCGATATTAATAAAGAAGCAGTTAAACGGGCAGTAGAAGCATTCGACGCCGAAGCAGTAGATATAAATGATATATATAGTGCAGATTGTGATATTTATTCCCCGTGTGCGTTAGGTGCTACAATTAATGATGATACAATCCCACAATTAAAAGCGAAAGTGATAGCAGGAGCTGCCAATAACCAATTGAAAGAAACCCGCCATGGGGATATCATTCAAGAAAAGGGGATTGTCTACGCACCTGATTATGTTATAAACTCTGGGGGCGTTATTAATGTTGCTGATGAGTTAGTCGGCTATAATCGCGAGCGAGCTATGAAAAAAGTTGAAACCATTTATGATAGTATTACAAAGATTTTTGACATTGCAAAACGAGATATGATTCCTTCTTATAAAGCAGCAAATCGAATGGCTGAAGAAAGAATTGAGACTATGAAAAAATCTCGCCGACAGTTTTTACAAAATGGTATGTCAATATTAAGCCGTGGAAGAGGTTAA